One stretch of Saccharopolyspora erythraea DNA includes these proteins:
- the qcrC gene encoding cytochrome bc1 complex diheme cytochrome c subunit, with protein sequence MTTIKKRNRAGSKLRRRISGALALGIALISAGGLYTVLTPEPQTAHAAADPALVRQGEQLYSNACISCHGSNLQGVQDRGPSLVGVGEAAVHFQVATGRMPMVRQEAQAMRKPPKFSPEEIDALAAYVQTYGGGPESPKQTGEQLWGANPARGGELFRLNCASCHNFTGRGIAMSSGKYAPNLHEATEQDIYNAMLTGPQNMPKFSDRQLTPEEKKDIIAYVKSVSNGNNNPGGNDLGGYGPASEMVIAWVVGIGALIGITLWIGARA encoded by the coding sequence ATGACCACCATCAAGAAACGGAACCGCGCGGGCTCGAAGCTACGTCGGCGGATCTCCGGTGCGCTGGCGCTGGGCATCGCCCTGATCAGTGCCGGCGGGCTCTACACCGTCCTGACCCCCGAGCCCCAGACCGCGCACGCCGCGGCGGACCCGGCCCTGGTCAGGCAGGGCGAACAGCTCTACAGCAACGCCTGCATCAGCTGCCACGGCTCCAACCTGCAGGGCGTGCAGGACCGCGGGCCGAGCCTGGTGGGCGTCGGCGAGGCGGCGGTGCACTTCCAGGTCGCGACCGGCCGGATGCCCATGGTCCGCCAGGAGGCGCAGGCCATGCGCAAGCCCCCGAAGTTCTCGCCGGAGGAGATCGACGCCCTGGCGGCGTATGTTCAGACGTACGGGGGTGGACCGGAGTCGCCGAAGCAGACCGGCGAGCAGCTCTGGGGCGCCAACCCCGCTCGGGGTGGTGAGCTGTTCCGGCTCAACTGTGCCTCGTGCCACAACTTCACGGGCCGCGGCATCGCGATGTCGTCCGGCAAGTACGCGCCGAACCTGCACGAGGCAACCGAGCAGGACATCTACAACGCGATGCTCACCGGACCCCAGAACATGCCGAAGTTCTCCGACCGGCAGCTCACCCCGGAGGAGAAGAAGGACATCATCGCCTACGTCAAGTCGGTGAGCAACGGCAACAACAACCCGGGCGGCAACGACCTGGGTGGTTACGGGCCGGCATCCGAGATGGTGATCGCCTGGGTGGTCGGGATCGGCGCGCTGATCGGCATCACCCTGTGGATCGGAGCCAGGGCATGA
- the qcrA gene encoding cytochrome bc1 complex Rieske iron-sulfur subunit — MSEQQQREYTEAELAEMSRDEKVRLGVALDDVELVEYRDRWPVKNTRAERRAERAVAAWFMLAGLSALAFLAAFIFWPWGYADPLSQPREYFIYSLYTPLVGTFLGLSVISVGFGAVLYAKKFIPHEVAVQQRHDGHASEEVDRQTAAALLADAGDRSGIARRSMIKRTAGFGVGALGLGAGVVAIGGFIRNPWANEGPESLQHTPWLSENGEKVYLRRSTGNSHDVSLVRPEDIDAGGFETVYPFRESERHDEHALSAAMRKGDAPVMLIRLRPGSAPVKRKGQEDFNYGDYYAYSKICTHVGCPTSLFEQQTGRLLCPCHQSQFDVVNTYAKPVFGPATRSLPQLPITVDEEGYFVAKHDFIEPVGPAYWERKA, encoded by the coding sequence ATGAGTGAGCAGCAGCAGAGGGAATACACCGAGGCCGAGCTGGCCGAGATGAGCCGCGACGAGAAGGTCCGGCTCGGGGTGGCGCTCGACGACGTCGAGCTCGTCGAGTACCGCGACCGCTGGCCGGTCAAGAACACCCGCGCCGAGCGCCGCGCCGAGCGCGCGGTCGCCGCGTGGTTCATGCTCGCCGGCCTGTCGGCGCTGGCATTCCTGGCCGCGTTCATCTTCTGGCCCTGGGGCTACGCCGACCCGCTGAGCCAGCCGCGCGAGTACTTCATCTACTCGCTCTACACCCCGCTGGTCGGGACCTTCCTCGGCCTGTCGGTGATCTCGGTCGGCTTCGGCGCGGTGCTCTACGCCAAGAAGTTCATCCCGCACGAGGTCGCGGTGCAGCAGCGCCACGACGGCCACGCCTCCGAGGAGGTCGACCGCCAGACCGCGGCCGCCCTGCTGGCCGACGCGGGCGACCGCAGCGGCATCGCCCGCCGGTCGATGATCAAGCGCACCGCCGGGTTCGGCGTGGGCGCGCTGGGCCTGGGCGCCGGCGTGGTTGCCATCGGCGGGTTCATCCGCAACCCGTGGGCCAACGAGGGCCCGGAGTCGCTCCAGCACACCCCCTGGCTGTCGGAGAACGGCGAGAAGGTCTACCTGCGCCGCAGCACCGGCAACTCGCACGACGTCTCCCTGGTGCGCCCGGAGGACATCGACGCGGGCGGCTTCGAGACGGTCTACCCGTTCCGCGAGTCCGAGCGCCACGACGAGCACGCGCTCAGCGCGGCCATGCGCAAGGGCGACGCGCCGGTCATGCTGATCCGCCTGCGCCCGGGCAGCGCGCCCGTCAAGCGCAAGGGCCAGGAGGACTTCAACTACGGCGACTACTACGCCTACTCGAAGATCTGCACGCACGTCGGCTGCCCGACCTCGCTGTTCGAGCAGCAGACCGGCCGGTTGCTCTGCCCCTGCCACCAGTCGCAGTTCGACGTGGTCAACACCTACGCCAAGCCGGTCTTCGGTCCCGCCACCCGGTCCCTGCCCCAGCTACCGATCACGGTGGACGAAGAGGGATATTTTGTGGCGAAGCACGACTTCATCGAGCCGGTCGGCCCGGCCTACTGGGAGCGCAAGGCATGA
- the qcrB gene encoding cytochrome bc1 complex cytochrome b subunit — translation MSSITTPTKSESAAYKKAATAADELDQRFQFAKGMRRQLNKVFPTHWSFLLGEIALYTFILLLLTGVYLTLFFDPSMEEVVYDGVYRNLQGVEMSKAFASTLDISFEVRGGLFIRQLHHWAALIFVASMMAHMARIFFTGAFRKPRESNWTIGALLLILGMFEGFFGYSLPDDLLSGTGIRATLSGIVLSIPLLGTWLHWALFGGEFPGMEIIPRLYVLHVLLIPGIMLGLIAAHLALVWYQKHTQFPGVRRKESNVVGIRIMPTFAVKGGSLFAVVTGVLAIMSGIFQINPIWNLGPYNASQVSAASQPDWYLAWADGILRVWPAWELYLGPYTVPPVFFAGAIGMGILFTLLIAYPAIERKLTKDDAHHNLLQRPRDVPVRTSLGMMALTFFMVLMISGNNDVIAFVFNISLNAMTWFGRLGLLLLPPIAYYLTYRICLGLQRADREVLEHGVETGIIKRLPHGEFIEIHQPLGPVDEHGHPEELPYQGAPVPKKMNKLGAAGHPVPGSLLKPDPQEETEALERALHEDAEREREEREQRELISGKPKVD, via the coding sequence ATGAGTTCGATCACCACGCCCACGAAATCAGAGAGCGCCGCCTACAAGAAGGCGGCCACGGCCGCGGACGAACTCGACCAGCGCTTCCAGTTCGCCAAGGGCATGCGGCGGCAGCTGAACAAGGTCTTCCCGACGCACTGGTCGTTCCTGCTCGGTGAGATCGCCCTCTACACCTTCATCCTGCTGCTGCTGACCGGTGTCTACCTGACGCTGTTCTTCGACCCCTCGATGGAGGAGGTCGTCTACGACGGCGTCTACCGGAACCTGCAGGGCGTCGAGATGTCCAAGGCGTTCGCGAGCACCCTGGACATCTCGTTCGAGGTCCGCGGCGGTCTGTTCATCCGGCAGCTGCACCACTGGGCCGCGCTGATCTTCGTCGCCTCGATGATGGCGCACATGGCGCGCATCTTCTTCACGGGTGCGTTCCGCAAGCCGCGCGAGAGCAACTGGACCATCGGCGCGCTGCTGCTGATCCTGGGCATGTTCGAGGGCTTCTTCGGCTACTCGCTGCCGGACGACCTGCTCTCCGGCACCGGTATCCGCGCGACCCTGTCGGGCATCGTGCTCTCGATCCCGCTGCTGGGCACCTGGCTGCACTGGGCGCTGTTCGGCGGCGAGTTCCCCGGCATGGAGATCATCCCGCGCCTGTACGTGCTGCACGTGCTGCTCATCCCGGGCATCATGCTCGGCCTGATCGCGGCGCACCTGGCGCTGGTCTGGTACCAGAAGCACACCCAGTTCCCGGGCGTGCGGCGCAAGGAGTCCAACGTCGTCGGCATCCGGATCATGCCGACCTTCGCGGTCAAGGGCGGTTCGCTGTTCGCGGTGGTCACCGGCGTCCTGGCGATCATGTCCGGGATCTTCCAGATCAACCCGATCTGGAACCTCGGCCCGTACAACGCCTCGCAGGTGTCGGCCGCCTCGCAGCCCGACTGGTACCTGGCCTGGGCCGACGGCATCCTGCGCGTCTGGCCGGCGTGGGAGCTCTACCTCGGGCCCTACACCGTTCCGCCGGTGTTCTTCGCCGGTGCCATCGGCATGGGCATCCTGTTCACCCTGCTGATCGCGTACCCGGCGATCGAGCGGAAGCTGACCAAGGACGACGCGCACCACAACCTGCTGCAGCGTCCGCGCGACGTGCCGGTGCGCACCAGCCTCGGCATGATGGCGCTGACGTTCTTCATGGTGCTGATGATCTCGGGCAACAACGACGTCATCGCGTTCGTGTTCAACATCTCGCTGAACGCCATGACGTGGTTCGGCCGGCTGGGCCTGCTGCTGCTGCCGCCGATCGCCTACTACCTCACCTACCGGATCTGCCTGGGTCTGCAGCGGGCCGACCGCGAGGTGCTGGAGCACGGCGTGGAGACCGGCATCATCAAGCGGCTGCCGCACGGTGAGTTCATCGAAATCCACCAGCCGCTCGGCCCGGTGGACGAGCACGGCCACCCGGAGGAGCTGCCCTACCAGGGCGCTCCGGTGCCGAAGAAGATGAACAAGCTGGGCGCGGCGGGCCACCCGGTGCCGGGCAGCCTGCTCAAGCCGGACCCGCAGGAGGAGACCGAGGCGCTGGAGCGTGCGCTGCACGAGGACGCCGAGCGCGAGCGCGAGGAGCGCGAGCAGCGCGAGCTGATCTCGGGCAAGCCCAAGGTCGACTGA
- a CDS encoding maleylpyruvate isomerase family mycothiol-dependent enzyme, producing MTTIVRAHDVARTDHDHAADLLLPEVDAMRDLLGALTPEEWRRPTECTGWNVHDVVAHLVGNAENALDTELLARRVREGAARYAGRPRLDAMNEVAVDAWRDRPDDELLAEFDRLWPQVLQALPEMPEQARDLRFDTGYPDVPPLSLGYVVDVILTRDMWMHRVDICRATGRTFAMHPHDLGVAEQVLRDLDDEWAGPPFVLELSGLVNGDWRIGDDAPEATVEGDAMDVLRGLSGRTSPDLTVMRGDSGVADPIRAARVLF from the coding sequence ATGACCACCATCGTCCGGGCCCACGACGTCGCGCGCACCGATCACGACCACGCCGCCGACCTCCTGCTACCCGAGGTCGACGCGATGCGCGACCTGCTCGGCGCGCTGACGCCCGAGGAGTGGCGGCGGCCGACCGAGTGCACCGGCTGGAACGTGCACGACGTCGTCGCCCACCTGGTCGGCAACGCCGAGAACGCGCTCGACACCGAGCTGCTCGCCCGGCGCGTCCGGGAGGGCGCCGCCAGGTACGCGGGGCGCCCCCGCCTGGACGCCATGAACGAGGTGGCCGTCGACGCCTGGCGGGACCGGCCCGACGACGAGCTCCTCGCCGAGTTCGACCGGCTGTGGCCGCAGGTGCTCCAGGCGCTGCCCGAGATGCCCGAGCAGGCGCGCGACCTCCGGTTCGACACCGGCTACCCAGACGTGCCACCGCTGTCGCTGGGCTACGTCGTCGACGTCATCCTCACCCGCGACATGTGGATGCACCGCGTCGACATCTGCCGGGCGACCGGGCGCACGTTCGCGATGCACCCCCACGACCTCGGGGTCGCCGAACAGGTGCTGCGCGACCTCGACGACGAATGGGCCGGACCGCCCTTCGTGCTGGAGCTCTCCGGCCTGGTCAACGGCGACTGGCGGATCGGCGACGACGCCCCCGAGGCCACCGTCGAGGGCGACGCCATGGACGTCCTGCGCGGCCTGTCCGGCCGCACCTCGCCCGACCTGACGGTGATGCGGGGCGACAGCGGCGTCGCGGACCCGATCAGGGCGGCGCGGGTGCTGTTCTGA
- a CDS encoding DEDD exonuclease domain-containing protein, whose protein sequence is MTAHAQLSFDEIVPEVEVPLHEVTFVVVDLETTGGSNAQDAVTEIGAVKVRGGEVVGEFQTLVDPERDIPPSVVTITGITEAMVRDAPRLDSVLPAFLEFCRGSVLVAHNAPFDTGFLRAGCERLGLRWPKPKVVCTVRLARRVLTRDETPNYRLGTLAGVLGARTEPVHRALDDARATVDVLHALLERLGPIGVRTLEDLLGHLPDVTPLQRRKRGLADALPNASGVYLFRGPSDEVLYVGTATDLRRRVRQYFTAGEKRSRIKEMVGLAERIDHVVCAHPLEAEVRELRLLAAHQPRYNRRSKFPQRAWWVVLTDEPFPRLSVVRAPRRSALGPFASRRAAADAVDALQEATKVRRCTERIPAKDPRGRPCALYELQRCAAPCAGLQSTEDYAPEVIAISDVVAGLGTGVLHRLRTELERLSQAQRFEDAAVHRDRLAALVRSLDRGQRLAALAAVPELVAARSDGRGGWHLAVVRHGRLAAAGTARRGVPPMPVVDLLQASAETVTAGAGPLRGASPDEVRVVHRWLTTGGTRMVRCSQPWAEPARGAGAWHTWLERAVSGRTPYAAVD, encoded by the coding sequence ATGACCGCCCACGCCCAGCTCAGCTTCGACGAGATCGTCCCCGAGGTCGAGGTCCCGCTGCACGAGGTCACCTTCGTGGTCGTCGACCTGGAAACCACCGGCGGCAGCAACGCCCAGGACGCGGTCACCGAGATCGGCGCGGTCAAGGTGCGCGGCGGCGAGGTGGTCGGGGAGTTCCAGACGCTGGTCGACCCGGAGCGCGACATCCCGCCCTCGGTGGTGACCATCACCGGCATCACCGAGGCCATGGTGCGCGACGCGCCGCGCCTGGACTCGGTGCTCCCGGCGTTCCTGGAGTTCTGCCGGGGCAGCGTCCTGGTGGCGCACAACGCGCCCTTCGACACCGGGTTCCTGCGCGCTGGTTGCGAGCGGCTCGGCCTGCGCTGGCCCAAGCCGAAGGTGGTGTGCACGGTCCGGCTGGCCCGCCGCGTACTGACCAGGGACGAGACCCCCAACTACCGGCTCGGCACGCTCGCCGGCGTGCTGGGGGCGCGCACCGAGCCGGTGCACCGGGCGCTCGACGACGCCCGCGCGACCGTCGACGTCCTGCACGCCCTTCTCGAGCGGCTCGGCCCGATCGGCGTGCGCACGCTGGAGGACCTGCTCGGGCACCTGCCGGACGTCACCCCGCTGCAGAGGCGCAAGCGCGGGCTGGCCGACGCGCTGCCCAACGCCTCCGGCGTGTACCTGTTCCGCGGGCCCAGCGACGAGGTGCTCTACGTCGGTACCGCCACCGACCTGCGAAGACGCGTGCGGCAGTACTTCACCGCGGGTGAGAAGCGCAGCCGGATCAAGGAGATGGTCGGGCTCGCCGAGCGGATCGACCACGTCGTCTGCGCCCATCCCCTGGAGGCGGAGGTGCGCGAGCTGCGGCTGCTCGCCGCGCACCAGCCCCGCTACAACCGGCGGTCGAAGTTCCCGCAGCGGGCGTGGTGGGTCGTGCTCACCGACGAGCCGTTCCCCCGGCTCTCCGTCGTGCGCGCGCCTCGGCGGTCCGCACTGGGGCCGTTCGCCTCCCGGCGGGCCGCCGCCGACGCCGTGGACGCGCTCCAGGAGGCCACCAAGGTGCGGCGGTGCACCGAACGCATCCCCGCCAAGGACCCGCGCGGCCGTCCGTGCGCCCTGTACGAGCTCCAGCGCTGCGCCGCGCCCTGCGCCGGGTTGCAGAGCACCGAGGACTACGCGCCGGAGGTGATCGCCATCAGCGACGTCGTCGCGGGGCTCGGCACCGGCGTGCTGCACCGCCTGCGCACCGAGCTGGAGCGCCTGTCGCAGGCGCAGCGGTTCGAGGACGCCGCCGTGCACCGCGACCGGCTCGCCGCGCTGGTGCGGTCCCTGGACCGCGGACAGCGGCTGGCGGCGCTGGCCGCCGTCCCGGAGCTGGTCGCCGCCCGGTCCGACGGACGCGGCGGCTGGCACCTGGCCGTGGTCCGCCACGGCAGGCTGGCCGCCGCGGGCACCGCGCGCCGCGGCGTCCCGCCGATGCCGGTGGTCGACCTGCTCCAGGCGTCGGCGGAGACCGTCACCGCCGGGGCCGGGCCGCTGCGTGGCGCCTCGCCCGACGAGGTGCGGGTCGTCCACCGCTGGCTGACCACCGGAGGCACCAGGATGGTCCGCTGCTCCCAGCCGTGGGCGGAGCCCGCGCGGGGCGCGGGAGCGTGGCACACCTGGCTGGAACGCGCCGTCAGCGGCCGCACCCCCTACGCCGCCGTGGACTGA
- a CDS encoding NYN domain-containing protein encodes MDSAQQTPGVRVDWDGLAGPLRSRLAELAADALGEMRAADVPAQLRPVVRFAPAKRAKLGQGALIAALRDSAVFRTAVVDWCRGERPEALSLTDDDPLVVAAAAVLQEAPVAAHYVELVALRTEQGQLRGERDSAATRADKLAAEAERLRAELAEAKVAVERACGQSSAEADRLRKRLREQGVRLKEAKDEAEAARTDLERVREDADAAISEIAAERDRELARAREERLRADRAAADAETARHSAREARQGDEVRLALLLETLDGALGGLRRELGATGSGPRPADVVQRVRSHSGATGQVQDVAALDRLLALPAVHLIVDGYNVTKTGYPELPLADQRDRLAHQLAALAARTGAEVTVVFDGADVLAVPAAGPRGVRVLFSEPGVQADDVIRDLVAAEPQGRQLVVATSDRAVVESVRRRGAYAVPSAILLSRLHRV; translated from the coding sequence GTGGACAGTGCACAGCAGACCCCTGGCGTGCGGGTCGACTGGGACGGGCTCGCCGGGCCGCTGCGTTCCCGGCTGGCCGAGCTCGCGGCCGATGCGCTGGGGGAGATGCGCGCGGCCGACGTGCCCGCCCAGCTGCGCCCGGTGGTGCGCTTCGCGCCCGCCAAGCGCGCGAAGCTCGGCCAGGGGGCGTTGATCGCCGCGCTGCGCGACTCTGCGGTCTTCCGGACCGCGGTCGTCGACTGGTGCCGGGGAGAGCGGCCCGAGGCGCTGAGCCTCACCGACGACGACCCGCTCGTCGTCGCGGCCGCCGCCGTCCTGCAGGAGGCCCCGGTCGCGGCGCACTACGTCGAGCTCGTCGCGCTGCGCACCGAGCAGGGCCAGCTCCGCGGTGAGCGGGACTCGGCGGCGACGCGGGCGGACAAGCTCGCCGCCGAGGCCGAGCGCCTGCGGGCGGAGCTGGCGGAGGCGAAGGTGGCCGTGGAGCGCGCCTGCGGGCAGAGCAGCGCGGAGGCCGACCGGCTCCGCAAGCGCCTGCGCGAACAGGGCGTGCGGCTGAAGGAGGCCAAGGACGAGGCCGAGGCGGCGCGTACCGACCTGGAGCGGGTGCGCGAGGACGCCGACGCGGCGATCTCGGAGATCGCCGCCGAGCGCGACCGCGAGCTGGCCCGCGCCCGGGAGGAGCGGTTGCGCGCCGACCGCGCGGCGGCCGACGCCGAGACCGCGCGCCACTCGGCGCGGGAGGCGAGGCAGGGCGACGAGGTGCGGCTGGCGTTGCTGCTGGAGACGCTCGACGGCGCGCTCGGCGGACTGCGCAGGGAGCTCGGCGCGACCGGCAGCGGCCCGCGTCCGGCCGACGTCGTGCAGCGCGTGCGGTCGCACTCCGGTGCCACTGGCCAGGTGCAGGACGTGGCGGCGCTGGACCGGTTGCTGGCGCTTCCCGCGGTGCATCTGATCGTGGACGGCTACAACGTCACCAAGACCGGCTACCCCGAGCTGCCGCTGGCCGACCAGCGCGACCGCCTCGCGCACCAGCTCGCGGCGCTGGCCGCGCGCACCGGCGCGGAGGTCACGGTGGTCTTCGACGGTGCCGACGTGCTCGCGGTGCCCGCGGCCGGGCCGCGCGGGGTGCGGGTGCTGTTCAGCGAACCCGGTGTGCAGGCCGACGATGTGATCCGCGATCTCGTCGCCGCCGAGCCGCAGGGCAGGCAGCTCGTCGTGGCGACGTCGGACCGCGCGGTGGTCGAGTCGGTGCGCCGTCGCGGTGCTTACGCGGTGCCGTCGGCGATCCTGCTGTCCCGGCTCCACCGCGTCTGA
- a CDS encoding C40 family peptidase, whose product MADPPLPDNASDAAKQVRELTHQAERLTEEKKKAEEDHDAKKAELGRANAEAAQAEQVANQARAEEERFRGQVDRLTNASYQGARLNKLSALLVSESPDDFLDRASALDVLAKDNNDAVKRLSAAVDQAEAAESRAHDARNRAVQAETDAGRLAGDLARKETEMRAAIDKAEQRYNQLSGEDQDSLKGDGETSYNGPIDGAGAAASAVRAALSKTGSPYVYGAKGPSNFDCSGLMQWAYKQAGVSIGGSTGTQKTEGRSVSAGDLRAGDLIFYYDSQSHVSMYIGNGKAVHAPTTGDVVKVADYKSIGDVNGIRRVVG is encoded by the coding sequence ATGGCGGACCCCCCGCTTCCCGACAACGCCTCGGACGCCGCAAAGCAGGTTCGTGAGCTCACGCACCAGGCAGAGCGGCTGACCGAGGAGAAGAAGAAGGCAGAAGAGGACCACGACGCCAAGAAGGCCGAGCTCGGTCGCGCCAACGCCGAGGCGGCCCAGGCCGAGCAGGTCGCGAACCAGGCGCGGGCGGAGGAAGAACGCTTCCGCGGCCAGGTCGACCGGCTCACCAACGCCTCCTACCAGGGCGCGCGGCTGAACAAGCTCTCCGCGCTGCTGGTCAGCGAGTCCCCGGACGACTTCCTGGACCGCGCGTCGGCGCTGGACGTGCTGGCCAAGGACAACAACGACGCGGTGAAGCGGCTTTCCGCCGCCGTCGACCAGGCCGAGGCCGCGGAGTCGCGGGCGCACGACGCCCGCAACCGCGCCGTGCAGGCCGAGACCGACGCCGGCCGTCTCGCGGGCGACCTCGCCCGCAAGGAGACGGAGATGCGGGCCGCGATCGACAAGGCCGAGCAGCGCTACAACCAGCTCAGCGGCGAGGACCAGGACTCGCTCAAGGGCGACGGCGAGACCAGCTACAACGGTCCGATCGACGGTGCGGGCGCGGCAGCGTCCGCGGTGCGCGCGGCGCTGAGCAAGACCGGTTCGCCCTACGTCTACGGCGCCAAGGGTCCGAGCAACTTCGACTGCTCCGGCCTGATGCAGTGGGCGTACAAGCAGGCCGGCGTCAGCATCGGCGGCAGCACCGGCACCCAGAAGACCGAGGGCCGTTCCGTCTCGGCAGGCGACCTCAGGGCCGGTGACCTGATCTTCTACTACGACAGCCAGAGCCACGTGTCGATGTACATCGGCAACGGCAAGGCGGTGCACGCGCCCACCACGGGCGACGTGGTGAAGGTCGCCGACTACAAGAGCATCGGTGACGTCAACGGGATTCGCCGAGTCGTCGGCTGA
- a CDS encoding basic secretory family protein produces MPGHGTLRGWVAAAAAAAVVAGLSVISLPGDGSPPRPGPERLAGRQPRAPVDPRTAAVRALLERRAAALRARDELSFLSSVDPKAPTDFHDRQRALFHNLAEVPLSRWAYHVDAADVLPSAPVPPVPGDEVWAPRVSLEYALQAVDTVPTRRTMGYLFVRRGDSWYLTSDDALETRGRPTWRGPWDFASCRTTTTAGGLVVGHDDNRELVERVAGMLDESADRVSRVWGTDWPRRVAVLLPSTSDELRALVGPEFAVDGIAAVAVADGVDTAARRVEGPRIVLNPITAAGLSDTALGVVLRHEITHVAARADTVDGAPMWMLEGFADYVGYRDSGIAPAQVAPELVRQVRGEGPPAGLPSDRDFHLAGRRLDLAYQQAWSVVGYLAGRVGEQRLVLLYRRVAGSSSPEAVDLALREVAGMSTGQLLDGWREHLLRTFG; encoded by the coding sequence GTGCCAGGCCACGGGACGTTGCGCGGGTGGGTGGCCGCGGCCGCCGCCGCCGCGGTCGTCGCCGGCCTGTCGGTGATCTCGCTGCCCGGTGACGGCAGTCCGCCGCGCCCCGGGCCGGAACGCCTGGCCGGACGGCAGCCGCGGGCTCCCGTGGACCCCCGGACCGCCGCGGTCCGCGCGCTGCTGGAGCGGCGCGCCGCCGCGCTGCGGGCGCGTGACGAGCTCTCGTTCCTGTCCTCAGTGGACCCCAAGGCGCCGACCGACTTCCACGACCGGCAGCGGGCGCTGTTCCACAACCTCGCCGAGGTGCCGCTGTCCCGTTGGGCCTACCACGTCGACGCCGCCGACGTGCTGCCGTCGGCTCCCGTGCCGCCGGTGCCCGGTGACGAGGTCTGGGCACCCCGGGTGAGCCTGGAGTACGCGCTGCAAGCCGTCGACACCGTGCCGACCCGCCGCACGATGGGCTACCTGTTCGTCCGCCGCGGCGACTCCTGGTACCTGACCTCCGACGACGCGCTGGAAACCCGGGGACGTCCGACCTGGCGCGGTCCCTGGGACTTCGCGTCGTGCCGCACCACGACCACCGCGGGGGGACTGGTCGTCGGCCACGACGACAACCGCGAACTGGTCGAGCGGGTGGCGGGCATGCTCGACGAGTCGGCCGACCGGGTCAGCCGGGTCTGGGGCACCGACTGGCCGCGGCGGGTCGCGGTGCTGCTGCCCAGCACCAGCGACGAGCTGCGGGCGCTGGTCGGCCCTGAGTTCGCCGTGGACGGCATAGCGGCGGTCGCCGTGGCCGACGGCGTGGACACCGCGGCCCGGCGCGTGGAAGGGCCGCGCATCGTGCTCAACCCGATCACCGCGGCCGGGCTCTCCGACACCGCGCTGGGCGTGGTGCTGCGGCACGAGATCACCCACGTCGCCGCCCGCGCCGACACCGTCGACGGCGCCCCGATGTGGATGCTCGAGGGCTTCGCCGACTACGTCGGCTACCGCGACAGCGGGATCGCGCCGGCGCAGGTGGCTCCGGAGCTGGTGCGGCAGGTCCGCGGCGAGGGGCCGCCCGCGGGGCTGCCGTCGGACCGGGACTTCCACCTGGCGGGGCGGCGGCTGGACCTGGCCTACCAGCAGGCGTGGTCGGTCGTCGGCTACCTGGCGGGCCGGGTCGGGGAGCAGCGGCTGGTGCTGCTCTATCGGCGCGTCGCGGGCTCCAGCTCACCGGAGGCGGTGGACCTCGCGCTGCGCGAGGTGGCGGGGATGAGCACCGGGCAGCTCCTCGACGGCTGGCGCGAGCACCTGCTCCGCACCTTCGGTTGA